Proteins co-encoded in one Nicotiana sylvestris chromosome 7, ASM39365v2, whole genome shotgun sequence genomic window:
- the LOC138873287 gene encoding uncharacterized protein, whose translation MLDFDTIMGMDWLTACYAIVDCLAKTARFHFPSEPVLEWVGNTATPIGRFISYLNVRKMIAKGCIYHIVQIKDANAEIPTLQFILVVKEYADVFPDELPGIPLEREIDFCINFLPGMQPIYIPPYRMAPAKLKELKEQLNDLLENGFIRPNTLYWGASVLFVWKKDGSPMICIDYKQLNKRMSMWITCEQYSKLSTIINYHKSLQYIFKQKELNLKQRRWLELLKDYDVNILYHLGKANVIADALGRQSMGSVAHVEAEKRQLTKEIHQLACLGVRLVDYGNGGVVLQNAAKSSLIVEVKERQYKDPELVKLRERVPQQKKSLLELKRDGVLRYKGRLCVLYVAGLRDRIMLEAHYSWYSIHPGSTKMYYDIKNVYWWNNMKKNIAEYVA comes from the exons atgttggattttgataccatcatgggcatggactggttgacAGCTTGTTATGCCATAGTTGATTGTCTAGCAAAGACAGCCAGATTTCATTTTCCAAGTGAgccagtccttgaatgggtaggtaatacagcgacacctataggtaggtttatttcctatctaaatgtgaggaaaatgatcgcaaaagggtgcatttatcatattgtgcaAATTAAAGATGCGAAtgctgagatacctacacttcagtTTATTCTAGTAGTCAAAGAGTATGCAgatgtatttccagatgaacttccaggtattcctctagagcgagagattgattttTGCATCAATTTTCTTCCAGGAATGCAACCAATATACATCCCTCcgtatagaatggcacctgccaaattaaaggagttgaaggagcagttaaacGATTTACTAGAGAATGGTTTCATCAGACCCAATACCTTATATTGGGGTGCATCAGTATTGTTTGTATGGAAGAAAGATGGCTCGCCAATGATTTGTATTGATTACAAGCAACtaaacaag aggatgagcatgtggaTCACTTGCGAGCAGTACTCCAAACTCTCTACGATAATAAATT atcataaaagcctgcaatatatcttcaagcaaaaagagttgaatttgaaacagaggcgatggcttgagttattgaaagattacgatgttaacattctctaccatctagGGAAAGCTAATGTTATAGCAGATGCCTTAGGTCGTCAATCTATGGGCAGCGTAGCACATGTAGAGGCCGAGAAAAGACAATTAACAAaagagattcatcaattggcttgtttgggggttcGGTTAGTAGACTATGGCAATggaggagttgtactccaaaatgctgcaaaatcatctcttatagttgaagtaaaggagaggcagtaCAAAGATCCAGAGTTAGTCAAGTTGAGAGAGCGGGTTCCACAACAGAAAAAGTCATTGTTAGAACTCAAAAgagatggggttctcagatacaAGGGTCGTTTGTGTGTTCTATATGTAGCAGGGCTACGAGACAGAATTATGTTAGAGGCACATTattcatggtattccattcaccctgggtcgaCAAAGATGTATTACGACATTAAGAATGTGTATTGGTGGAAcaatatgaagaagaacattgctgaGTATGTCGCTTAA